The Helianthus annuus cultivar XRQ/B chromosome 16, HanXRQr2.0-SUNRISE, whole genome shotgun sequence genome includes a window with the following:
- the LOC110916339 gene encoding flocculation protein FLO11, whose product MARSIVCHVTLLVVVMLLAVGEAATPPGIANNPSHATCKDPTYKECHNLVHVCPKFCDNGCTVDCQSCKPICSSSSSNNSSSSSSNNNNNNNNNNNNNNSSNDNNSNNNNNNNNNNNNNNNSSNTNNNNNNNNNNNNNNNNNNNSSNDNNSSSNNNNNNNNNNNNNNSSSNDNNNNNNNNTNNNNNDNNNNNSPPEIEPPPSSPPSINPPSPTTPTPTPQTPSPPPTVPSPPIPSFPPPTNPSTPTQDSLPPTTPSPPTPTSPPPTTPSPPTPSSQPPSIPSPPTESTIPTPSSPPPPTTSPLTPQSPPTPIPSSPSRPTWYPAPPPQPKKAKCKNINYPQCYATEHVCPTSCPNQCTVDCVTCKPVCTCDMPGAVCQDPRFIGADGITFYFHGKKDKDFCLVADNNLHINGHFIGKRNKNMGRDFTWVQSIGVLFDNHKLQISAQKTSNWNDDNDRISITFDGETIYLPKTEGSKWQSSTTSITRIQDANNIVVEVENLFRITAKVVPITKEESRIHNYGITDDDCFAHLDLKFKFFSLSDEVDGVLGQTYRSDYVSKVKMGVLMPVMGGDNKFVTTDSFETDCSVAKFKGNNHENGSSLNLELPSLRCQSGLNGRGVVCKR is encoded by the exons ATGGCTCGGTCAATCGTTTGTCATGTTACGTTGCTTGTGGTGGTGATGTTGTTAGCCGTTGGTGAGGCGGCAACCCCACCGGGTATTGCTAACAACCCTAGCCACGCAACCTGTAAAGACCCAACTTACAAAGAATGTCACAATCTTGTGCATGTTTGTCCTAAGTTTTGTGATAATGGATGTACTGTTGATTGTCAGTCATGCAAACCTATTTGTagtagcagcagcagcaacaacagcagcagcagcagcagcaacaacaacaacaacaacaacaacaacaacaacaacaacaacagtagcaacgataacaacagcaacaacaacaacaacaataacaataacaataacaacaacaacaatagtaGTAAcactaacaacaacaacaacaacaacaacaacaacaacaacaacaataacaacaacaacaatagtaGCAACGataacaacagcagcagcaacaacaacaacaacaacaacaacaacaacaacaacaacaacagtagtagcaacgacaacaacaacaacaac aacaacaacaccaataacaataacaacgacaacaacaacaacaactcaccGCCAGAGATAGAACCTCCACCATCTTCACCTCCCTCCATTAATCCGCCATCTCCAACTACTCCCACTCCCACACCACAAACACCTTCACCACCTCCCACCGTCCCTTCACCTCCAATACCGTCATTCCCACCTCCTACCAACCCTTCTACACCAACACAAGACTCACTACCTCCCACCACCCCTTCACCACCAACTCCAACatcaccacctcccaccaccccTTCACCACCAACACCATCCTCGCAACCTCCTTCCATTCCTTCTCCACCGACAGAGTCCACCATTCCAACACCCTCCTCACCACCTCCCCCCACTACATCCCCATTAACCCCGCAATCACCGCCTACTCCCATACCTTCTTCCCCATCACGTCCTACGTGGTACCCTGCTCCACCACCACAACCAAAGAAAGCTAAGTGCAAAAACATCAATTATCCCCAATGTTATGCAACTGAGCATGTTTGTCCGACTTCTTGTCCTAATCAATGCACAGTTGATTGTGTTACCTGCAAGCCAGTTTGTA CTTGCGATATGCCGGGAGCAGTGTGCCAAGATCCTCGCTTCATTGGTGCTGATGGCATCACTTTCTACTTCCATGGAAAGAAGGATAAAGATTTTTGCCTTGTTGCCGATAACAATCTCCACATCAATGGCCACTTCATTGGCAAGCGAAACAAAAACATGGGCCGAGATTTTACCTGGGTTCAATCCATTGGGGTTCTTTTTGACAATCATAAACTACAAATTAGTGCTCAAAAAACTTCCAACTGGAATGACGACAATGATCGTATCTCTATCACATTTGATGGGGAAACCATCTATCTACCAAAAACCGAAGGTTCTAAATGGCAGTCTTCCACAACATCAATCACTCGGATTCAAGATGCCAACAACATCGTTGTAGAAGTTGAAAACCTGTTCAGGATCACAGCCAAAGTGGTTCCAATAACAAAAGAAGAATCAAGAATCCATAACTATGGTATAACCGATGATGATTGCTTTGCTCATCTTGATCTCAAGTTCAAGTTCTTCTCATTAAGTGATGAAGTGGATGGTGTTTTAGGCCAAACTTACAGGAGTGACTATGTGAGCAAGGTGAAAATGGGTGTGTTAATGCCTGTGATGGGTGGGGATAACAAGTTTGTGACTACTGATTCATTTGAGACCGATTGTTCTGTTGCTAAGTTTAAGGGCAACAACCATGAAAACGGTTCATCTTTGAACTTGGAGTTGCCAAGCCTTAGGTGTCAAAGTGGTTTAAACGGAAGAGGGGTCGTGTGCAAGAGATAG